A section of the Babylonia areolata isolate BAREFJ2019XMU chromosome 1, ASM4173473v1, whole genome shotgun sequence genome encodes:
- the LOC143286349 gene encoding 2',5'-phosphodiesterase 12-like, translated as MWIHRGLRFVVANVLSARHKHFLEKRMASAYVRCIPGDEKMQITVEYCHEGSTTRAYNLDRKQLEDVGTAINRLKTNLAKSLFKKKKKKKNIAANSNINDTSREEDAENNLNVLIVNISGRKVDETIPNRVAWAEGNRLRIGNTDIPITVNAPTVKLLPLPTSIMAGFPIFPRFELEFADLQHCVFSWEKVESSPKEEVLGAEGGEASQENNCDMVSSRCLDQIYTPTTADIGMRLKLACVPGRNGRTGREDFVVSEEVKPGPGVCPFETRHLYTPTRTDDEHFRVVSYNLLADTYSDSDFARDVLFSYCPPYALDMDYRRQLLLKEITGYNADILCLQEVDRKLFENELLPSLDLLDFTGSLRIKGQQGQGCEGVAMFVRRDKFRIVSQEDMNLTEMLLTDPACSDLQAAVRRLPALLTSMEERSTVLQTMVVESTKQRGRYLCLANTHLYFHPKAGHMRLLQGATCLRHIQAVCLPYQQQGKTISVVFCGDFNSTPNRGIVQLMTQKHVPQDYLDWNDGGEKERIEGLELRHDMDLKSACGFVDYTNFTPNFHGMLDYIFVDAKTLAVQQVVPMPTHEEVTLHSGLPSVVFPSDHIAQVCDLTWKM; from the exons ATGTGGATTCATCGAGGATTGCGATTTGTAGTTGCAAACGTTTTGAGTGCGAGACATAAACATTTTCTTGAGAAAAGAATGGCTTCAGCGTATGTGCGATGTATTCCTGGGGACGAAAAGATGCAGATTACAGTAGAATACTGTCACGAAGGAAGTACTACGAGGGCCTACAATCTTGACCGCAAGCAGTTGGAAGATGTTGGCACTGCAATAAATCGATTGAAAACTAATCTAGCAAAAAGTctgtttaaaaagaagaaaaagaaaaagaacatagcAGCCAACAGCAATATAAACGATACTAGCAGAGAAGAAGACGCAGAAAATAATTTGAATGTTCTGATCGTGAATATCAGTGGGCGGAAAGTCGATGAGACCATACCCAACAGAGTGGCATGGGCAGAGGGAAACAGGCTCAGAATTGGAAATACAGACATCCCCATCACTGTCAATGCCCCTACAGTAAAGCTTCTACCCCTGCCAACATCGATTATGGCAGGCTTTCCCATATTCCCGAGATTTGAACTTGAGTTTGCAGATCTGCAGCACTGTGTGTTTTCATGGGAAAAGGTGGAGTCCTCTCCAAAGGAAGAAGTTCTGGGTGCTGAAGGTGGAGAAGCTAGTCAGGAGAATAACTGTGATATGGTTTCTTCTAGGTGCTTGGATCAAATctacacaccaacaacagcagataTTGGTATGCGTTTGAAACTTGCTTGTGTGCCAGGCAGGAATGGAAGAACTGGGAGAGAAGACTTTGTTGTATCAGAAGAAGTGAAGCCAGGACCTGGTGTATGCCCCTTTGAAACAAGACACTTGTATACACCAACAAGAACAGATGATGAACA TTTCAGAGTGGTGAGTTACAACCTGCTGGCAGACACCTACTCAGATTCAGATTTTGCAAGAGATGTCTTATTTTCTTACTGCCCACCATATGCCTTGGACATGGACTACCGTAGACAGCTGCTTCTGAAAGAAATCACAG GATATAATGCAGACATTTTGTGTTTGCAAGAAGTGGACCGCAAGTTGTTTGAAAACGAGTTGTTGCCCTCCCTTGATCTTCTTGACTTCACCGGATCATTGAGGATCAAGGGACAGCAAGGACAGGGGTGCGAAGGAGTGGCCATGTTTGTCCGCAGAGACAAGTTCAG GATTGTCAGCCAGGAAGACATGAACCTGACAGAGATGTTGCTTACTGACCCAGCATGCTCGGATCTGCAGGCGGCAGTGCGCCGTCTTCCGGCATTGCTGACCAGTATGGAAGAGCGTAGCACAGTGCTGCAGACAATGGTGGTGGAGTCCACGAAGCAGCGGGGGCGTTACCTTTGCCTGGCCAACACCCACCTCTACTTTCATCCCAAGGCTGGGCACATGCGTCTCTTGCAGGGTGCCACTTGTCTGCGGCATATACAGGCCGTCTGTCTGCCCTATCAACAGCAG ggcaaaACCATTTCTGTAGTGTTTTGTGGGGACTTCAACAGTACCCCCAACCGTGGCATAGTTCAGCTGATGACTCAAAAACATGTTCCCCAAGACTATCTGGATTGGAATGATG GCGGTGAAAAGGAAAGGATCGAAGGGTTGGAGCTGCGGCACGACATGGACCTGAAGAGCGCTTGCGGTTTCGTGGACTACACCAACTTCACGCCCAACTTCCACGGCATGCTGGACTACATCTTCGTCGATGCCAAGACGCTGGCTGTCCAGCAGGTGGTACCCATGCCCACACATGAGGAGGTCACTCTCCACTCCGGTCTTCCAAGTGTTGTCTTCCCTTCTGACCACATAGCCCAGGTGTGCGACCTGACGTGGAAAAtgtga